The following are encoded together in the Candidatus Omnitrophota bacterium genome:
- the rpmE gene encoding 50S ribosomal protein L31, whose amino-acid sequence MKDKIHPSYEETTITCACGEVIHTRSTRKNIRVEICSKCHPFFTGAKKFVDSAGRIDRFAKRYGKKG is encoded by the coding sequence ATGAAAGACAAGATCCATCCCTCATATGAGGAAACAACCATTACCTGCGCGTGCGGGGAAGTTATTCATACGCGCTCAACACGGAAAAATATCCGCGTTGAAATTTGTTCCAAATGCCATCCCTTTTTTACCGGAGCGAAAAAGTTCGTTGATAGCGCCGGACGCATTGACCGTTTTGCGAAGCGTTATGGCAAGAAAGGCTAA
- the prfA gene encoding peptide chain release factor 1 has product MLSKLATVEKRLEELEGLLSDPKIISDQGQYQKFAKELSDITPVVTAFRAHRKVIAHIDELKELLKEKHDKDFEQLAKTELEDLSNRKAELESKITELLNPVKKEKDLDIIIEIRAGTGGAEASLFAGDLYRMYTKYAVTKGWKVDLMNSHPAEAGGFKEVVFGVSGREASRRLKWESGAHRVQRVPATEASGRIHTSAATVAVLFEPEEVELTIDPKDLRIDIFRSSGPGGQSVNTTDSAVRLTHLPTGTVVICQDERSQLKNRIKAMRVLRARILDKMQLDALNKASKERKSQIGTGDRSEKIRTYNFPDRRITDHRIGFTTHQLVNVLDGNMDELTDALLKAEAELQVQSK; this is encoded by the coding sequence ATGTTAAGCAAGCTTGCGACAGTCGAGAAGCGCCTCGAAGAATTAGAGGGATTGCTTTCTGACCCGAAGATCATTTCGGACCAGGGGCAATATCAGAAGTTCGCTAAGGAACTTTCGGATATTACGCCGGTTGTCACAGCTTTTCGTGCTCACCGTAAAGTTATTGCGCACATTGATGAACTTAAAGAATTGCTCAAAGAAAAACACGATAAGGATTTTGAGCAGTTGGCGAAAACTGAATTGGAAGATCTCTCCAACCGCAAAGCAGAACTAGAGAGTAAAATAACCGAGCTGCTTAACCCGGTTAAAAAAGAAAAGGATCTTGATATTATCATTGAGATCCGCGCCGGAACAGGCGGAGCCGAAGCTAGTCTCTTTGCCGGAGATCTTTATCGGATGTACACCAAATACGCGGTAACGAAGGGCTGGAAAGTAGACTTGATGAACAGCCATCCTGCGGAGGCTGGTGGGTTTAAAGAAGTTGTTTTTGGCGTTAGCGGACGGGAAGCTTCCCGTCGTCTTAAATGGGAAAGCGGAGCTCATCGTGTTCAACGCGTTCCGGCGACGGAGGCTTCAGGGCGAATTCATACTTCGGCGGCGACAGTTGCGGTTTTGTTTGAGCCGGAAGAAGTAGAATTGACCATTGATCCAAAGGATCTGAGGATCGATATCTTTCGTTCTTCGGGGCCGGGCGGGCAGAGCGTTAATACGACGGATTCGGCTGTTCGGCTTACACATTTACCGACTGGAACAGTTGTTATTTGTCAGGATGAGCGTTCTCAGCTAAAAAACCGTATCAAGGCTATGCGTGTTTTACGCGCGCGTATTTTGGATAAAATGCAATTGGATGCTTTGAATAAGGCTTCGAAAGAAAGAAAGTCACAAATTGGCACGGGTGATAGAAGTGAGAAAATTCGTACCTATAACTTTCCCGACCGAAGAATTACGGACCATCGCATTGGATTTACCACGCATCAATTGGTGAATGTTTTAGACGGCAACATGGACGAGCTTACGGATGCGCTTTTAAAAGCGGAAGCAGAGCTTCAGGTGCAAAGCAAATGA
- the prmC gene encoding peptide chain release factor N(5)-glutamine methyltransferase — protein MTEQELILIDLLKCRRVDLYARDVDLTQNQEEQLSKIQDRRKSGEPLQYILGRTTFLNTELLVDARVLIPRPETELLVEALIKKSRSFKRDLRILDIGTGSGNIAIALAKNIPNAFLTAVDISLDALDLAKVNAQLNGVSDKINFTQSDLFSGLEQEAISEKFDIIVSNPPYIKKEDIGRLPADVRREPVIALDGGEDGLEFYRRIIAHAQGFLNPGGFLALEMGDGQKFFLEKIFAQHKNFQVTEFIKDYVNTDRIIIAELKIYG, from the coding sequence ATGACGGAGCAAGAACTTATTCTAATCGATCTTTTAAAGTGCCGCCGCGTTGATCTGTACGCCAGGGATGTGGATCTTACGCAAAATCAGGAAGAACAATTATCTAAAATTCAAGATCGTCGGAAGTCAGGCGAGCCTTTGCAGTATATTTTAGGGCGAACAACATTTTTAAATACAGAACTTTTGGTTGATGCGCGTGTTCTTATCCCTCGTCCTGAAACGGAATTGCTGGTAGAAGCGCTGATAAAGAAATCAAGATCATTTAAGCGAGATTTAAGAATTCTTGATATTGGGACTGGCAGCGGGAATATCGCCATTGCTTTGGCTAAAAATATTCCAAATGCTTTTTTGACAGCTGTTGACATTTCTTTGGACGCTTTAGATTTGGCAAAAGTTAATGCGCAGCTTAACGGCGTTAGTGATAAAATAAATTTTACTCAAAGTGATCTATTTTCAGGATTAGAGCAAGAGGCGATCAGCGAGAAATTTGATATCATTGTTTCCAATCCGCCGTATATCAAAAAAGAAGATATTGGCCGATTACCGGCAGATGTGCGAAGAGAACCGGTGATAGCCTTAGACGGTGGAGAAGACGGGCTTGAGTTTTATAGAAGAATTATCGCCCACGCGCAGGGTTTTTTAAATCCCGGCGGGTTCTTAGCGCTGGAGATGGGAGATGGGCAAAAATTTTTTCTGGAAAAAATTTTTGCCCAGCATAAAAATTTTCAAGTAACAGAATTCATTAAAGATTATGTCAATACGGATCGTATCATCATCGCGGAGCTAAAAATTTATGGATAA
- the murA gene encoding UDP-N-acetylglucosamine 1-carboxyvinyltransferase has product MDKLIIEGGRALKGEVNISGAKNSALPIMAATLLTDDTCIIRNVPRLRDTLTMARLLRSLGKNVDITADKVTISSKGEHQYIADYKLVSTMRGSFCVLGPILAKLKKAKVSLPGGCIIGVRPVDLHIKGLEALGAKITVENGYVTAKANQLKGTSIYLGGSFGSSVLATANVMMAATLGKGTTVIESAACEPEVEDLANFLASMGAKIKGQGSPQISITGVKKLHGTDYKIIPDRIETGTFVLFAAATRSNIVIKNGCYNHILALVDRLRIAGIDVIEENNSIKIKYRKDIKPVSLSTYPHPGFPTDLQAQFMALMAMIPGVSVITDKVYPDRFMHIAELIRMGANIRREGSSAIIQGVSCLRGAPVMASDLRASAALVLAGLAAEGKTEIGRIYHLDRGYELIDEKLTKLGAKVRREKE; this is encoded by the coding sequence ATGGATAAACTTATCATTGAGGGCGGCAGGGCTTTAAAAGGCGAAGTGAATATCAGCGGGGCAAAAAATTCAGCCTTACCGATCATGGCGGCAACACTTTTGACCGATGACACGTGCATTATTCGCAATGTGCCAAGGTTGCGTGATACCTTAACCATGGCGCGATTACTACGGTCTTTAGGAAAGAATGTGGATATTACTGCCGATAAAGTGACCATTTCTTCCAAAGGAGAACATCAGTACATCGCCGATTACAAGTTAGTTTCTACCATGCGTGGGTCATTTTGTGTTTTAGGGCCGATTCTCGCAAAACTTAAGAAAGCCAAAGTATCTTTACCCGGAGGTTGCATTATCGGTGTTCGCCCGGTCGATCTTCACATCAAAGGATTAGAGGCTTTAGGCGCGAAAATCACCGTTGAAAATGGCTATGTGACCGCCAAGGCGAATCAGTTAAAGGGAACAAGCATTTATTTGGGTGGTTCGTTCGGTTCATCAGTTTTGGCGACGGCCAATGTCATGATGGCGGCAACATTAGGCAAAGGAACAACGGTTATTGAGTCGGCGGCTTGTGAGCCTGAAGTTGAAGATCTGGCTAACTTCCTTGCATCCATGGGCGCCAAAATAAAAGGACAAGGCTCTCCTCAAATTTCGATCACAGGTGTTAAGAAACTTCATGGCACGGATTATAAGATTATTCCCGACCGCATTGAAACCGGAACATTTGTTTTATTTGCTGCCGCAACGAGAAGCAATATTGTGATCAAAAACGGTTGTTACAATCATATTTTAGCTTTAGTTGATCGGCTTCGCATTGCCGGAATTGATGTCATTGAAGAAAATAATTCCATTAAGATAAAATATCGTAAAGATATAAAGCCCGTCAGCCTTTCAACGTATCCTCATCCTGGTTTTCCAACGGATCTGCAGGCGCAATTTATGGCGCTGATGGCGATGATCCCCGGAGTAAGTGTTATTACCGATAAAGTTTATCCGGATCGCTTCATGCATATTGCCGAGCTTATTCGTATGGGAGCGAATATCCGCCGTGAGGGTAGCAGTGCTATTATTCAGGGAGTTTCATGTTTGCGCGGTGCTCCAGTTATGGCTTCTGACTTAAGGGCTTCCGCGGCTTTAGTTTTAGCCGGTTTGGCGGCCGAGGGAAAAACAGAGATCGGCCGCATCTATCATCTTGACCGCGGCTATGAATTGATCGATGAGAAATTAACAAAACTTGGCGCCAAGGTGCGCCGGGAAAAAGAATAA
- a CDS encoding aminodeoxychorismate/anthranilate synthase component II has product MILVIDNYDSFTYNLVQYLGELGADLKVYRNDKISVEQIKKLKPDRIVISPGPGRPEDAGISVAVIKELSGKIPILGVCLGHQAIGFAYGGKIIQAKKLMHGKTSQIYHDKKRIFSKIDNPFEATRYHSLVIEKKSLPSCLTVTAWTKDEEIMGVVHKDFPLWGVQFHPESILTKSGLGLLKNFLTL; this is encoded by the coding sequence ATGATCCTTGTTATTGATAATTACGATTCGTTTACATATAACCTTGTTCAATATTTGGGTGAATTGGGCGCTGATCTAAAAGTCTATCGCAACGATAAAATTTCTGTTGAACAAATAAAGAAACTTAAACCCGACCGCATTGTTATTTCTCCCGGGCCAGGCCGCCCCGAGGATGCCGGAATTTCTGTGGCTGTCATCAAAGAATTATCCGGAAAAATCCCTATCTTGGGTGTTTGCTTGGGGCATCAGGCTATCGGTTTCGCCTATGGCGGAAAAATCATTCAAGCCAAGAAATTGATGCACGGAAAAACCTCGCAGATCTATCATGATAAAAAAAGAATTTTCTCAAAAATAGATAATCCTTTTGAAGCAACGCGTTATCATTCCTTAGTGATCGAGAAAAAAAGTTTGCCGTCGTGCCTGACTGTGACCGCTTGGACAAAGGACGAAGAAATTATGGGAGTTGTTCATAAAGATTTTCCGCTGTGGGGCGTTCAATTCCATCCTGAATCAATCTTAACCAAGTCAGGATTGGGTTTACTCAAAAATTTTCTTACCCTTTGA
- the trpD gene encoding anthranilate phosphoribosyltransferase, producing MMNNYIDKLQKKQNLTSLEMEEVMRSIMSGKASQNDIALFLMALRDKGATVDEITGAAKIMRQFVVPVQSKHAVILDTCGTGGDRLRTFNISTIVAFVVAAAGVAVAKHGNRSVSSKCGSADLLEALGVNLDAESKNLSTCLDKIGIVFLFAQKLHPAMKHAAPARKQLGVETIFNVLGPLTNPAQATHQMMGVYQNDLTEPMAQVLKNLGLKKALVVHGADGLDEVTTTRETFVSEFNGKDISSYTIDPKECGIALASLENLRGGDASTNSRIALEILKGKKSAKRDIVVFNAACALYIAEKVKAIPDGIKIAEDMIDTGKALDKLEALKEFTHYAQ from the coding sequence TTGATGAATAACTACATTGATAAGCTTCAGAAAAAACAGAACCTTACATCCTTAGAGATGGAAGAGGTGATGCGCTCTATCATGTCGGGAAAGGCTTCTCAAAATGATATCGCATTATTTCTAATGGCGCTGCGTGATAAAGGCGCGACGGTTGATGAGATCACCGGAGCCGCCAAGATCATGCGGCAGTTTGTGGTCCCTGTCCAAAGTAAGCACGCTGTCATTTTGGATACTTGTGGCACCGGTGGAGACCGCCTGCGAACATTCAATATATCGACGATCGTTGCTTTCGTTGTGGCGGCCGCGGGGGTAGCGGTGGCGAAACACGGCAATCGCTCGGTTTCCAGCAAATGCGGAAGCGCCGATCTTCTTGAAGCCTTAGGTGTTAATCTTGACGCGGAATCAAAAAACTTAAGCACTTGTTTAGATAAGATCGGTATTGTATTTTTATTCGCTCAGAAGCTTCATCCCGCTATGAAACACGCCGCACCGGCACGAAAACAATTAGGCGTTGAAACGATCTTCAATGTCTTAGGCCCTTTGACAAATCCGGCTCAAGCGACGCATCAGATGATGGGCGTTTATCAAAATGACCTGACGGAGCCGATGGCGCAAGTTCTCAAGAATTTGGGATTGAAGAAGGCATTGGTGGTCCACGGCGCTGATGGATTAGATGAAGTCACCACAACACGTGAAACATTTGTCAGTGAATTTAACGGAAAAGATATTAGTTCGTATACGATCGACCCCAAAGAATGCGGAATAGCGCTTGCCTCCCTGGAAAACTTAAGAGGCGGCGATGCGTCGACCAATTCTCGGATCGCTTTAGAGATTTTGAAAGGAAAAAAAAGCGCTAAACGCGATATTGTTGTTTTTAACGCGGCTTGCGCGCTTTATATCGCGGAAAAAGTCAAGGCGATCCCCGATGGAATAAAAATAGCCGAGGATATGATCGATACAGGGAAGGCTTTAGACAAGTTGGAGGCTTTAAAGGAATTTACGCATTATGCCCAATGA
- the trpC gene encoding indole-3-glycerol phosphate synthase TrpC, producing the protein MPNDFLKQIIEYKQSLLKEKKAFYETLKNKIRKEKLSRYCIFKKAISAPGQVNLIAEIKKASPSKGIIRPNFDCLQLAKVYVKNGAAALSILTEDKFFLGKIPYLRQVSENLSVPVLTKDFIIDEVQIYEAFYFGTSAILLIVAILDDKQLRNLMNVAADLDLDCLVEIHNEKELNRALKAKAEIIGVNNRNLRTFEVDLKVSEKLIPQIPKDKVIVAESGIKAHQEIKVLEKLGAHAVLIGETFLREADVAAKVKEVMHGE; encoded by the coding sequence ATGCCCAATGACTTTTTAAAACAGATCATTGAATATAAACAAAGCCTTCTAAAAGAAAAGAAGGCATTCTATGAGACTCTTAAAAATAAGATCAGGAAGGAAAAGCTATCCCGTTATTGTATTTTTAAGAAAGCTATTTCTGCGCCCGGGCAAGTTAATTTGATCGCCGAAATAAAGAAAGCCTCGCCTTCCAAGGGAATTATCCGCCCTAATTTTGATTGCTTGCAACTGGCAAAAGTTTATGTCAAAAATGGCGCGGCGGCCTTATCGATCTTAACGGAAGATAAATTTTTCTTAGGTAAAATTCCGTATTTGCGCCAAGTAAGCGAGAATTTAAGCGTTCCGGTCTTAACGAAAGATTTCATCATTGATGAAGTGCAAATCTATGAAGCGTTTTATTTCGGAACAAGCGCTATTCTTTTGATCGTTGCCATCCTGGACGACAAACAACTAAGAAACTTGATGAATGTGGCGGCCGATCTGGATTTAGATTGTTTAGTCGAAATTCACAATGAAAAAGAACTAAACCGTGCTTTAAAAGCTAAAGCGGAAATTATCGGGGTCAACAACCGAAACTTGCGCACCTTTGAAGTGGATTTAAAGGTCAGCGAGAAACTTATTCCCCAAATCCCCAAAGACAAGGTTATTGTGGCGGAAAGCGGGATCAAGGCTCATCAAGAAATAAAGGTTTTAGAAAAACTTGGGGCTCATGCGGTTTTGATCGGAGAAACATTCTTACGCGAAGCGGATGTAGCAGCTAAAGTGAAGGAAGTGATGCATGGCGAATAA
- a CDS encoding phosphoribosylanthranilate isomerase: MANKVKVKICGITNESDALFACELGAWALGFVFHKKSPRYISPSKAKRIIEALPPFVTPVGVFANLREGAVRDIARFCSLRTLQFHGNETPQYCGRFRDHSVIKAFRVGNDFDISSLSQFKTSGYLFDTFQEDVQGGTGKTFNWDIIKDKKFTRPVILSGGLNPQNVAQAIGEIKPYAVDVSSGVEQTPGKKSGKLLIEFFQIVNSLN, translated from the coding sequence ATGGCGAATAAAGTTAAAGTTAAGATTTGCGGCATAACTAATGAGTCGGATGCTCTTTTTGCGTGTGAACTTGGCGCTTGGGCGCTGGGGTTTGTTTTTCACAAGAAAAGTCCGCGCTATATTTCTCCGTCGAAGGCAAAAAGAATTATTGAGGCGCTTCCTCCGTTCGTCACGCCAGTCGGCGTTTTTGCCAACTTAAGAGAAGGCGCGGTAAGAGATATCGCGCGGTTTTGTTCGTTACGAACTTTGCAATTCCACGGGAATGAAACGCCGCAGTATTGCGGGCGCTTTAGGGATCATTCCGTCATAAAAGCGTTTCGTGTCGGGAATGATTTCGATATTAGTAGCTTAAGCCAATTTAAGACATCAGGTTATTTGTTCGACACTTTCCAAGAAGATGTTCAAGGCGGAACGGGAAAGACATTTAATTGGGACATTATCAAGGATAAAAAATTTACGCGGCCGGTTATTTTGTCGGGTGGCTTAAACCCCCAGAATGTTGCGCAAGCCATTGGAGAGATCAAGCCTTACGCGGTTGACGTTAGTAGCGGCGTTGAGCAAACGCCGGGTAAGAAAAGCGGAAAATTGTTGATAGAATTCTTTCAAATTGTTAATTCTCTTAATTAA
- a CDS encoding ribonuclease H-like domain-containing protein: MSKVIFDVETVGQDFETLDDTSKEYFLKFAETDEKKEEAKNSLSFYPLTAQIVTIAMLDAETQKGFVYFQNKTGKPEKFVEGETLYLAGTEQDILNNFWVQIRKYTHFITFNGRVFDCPFVMLRSAINGIRAGKNLMPYRYSHTEHIDLSDQLTFYDAMRRKFSLHMWCQAFGVKSPKEEGITGLQVKDLFKEGRYHDIARYCFRDVQATKELYQYWEKNLRF, translated from the coding sequence ATGAGCAAAGTGATCTTTGATGTGGAAACGGTGGGGCAGGATTTTGAAACCTTGGATGATACGTCAAAAGAGTATTTCTTAAAATTCGCCGAAACCGACGAAAAAAAAGAAGAAGCCAAGAATTCCTTAAGCTTTTATCCTTTGACCGCGCAAATTGTTACCATTGCCATGCTGGACGCCGAAACCCAAAAAGGATTTGTCTATTTTCAGAACAAGACAGGTAAGCCGGAGAAGTTTGTTGAGGGCGAAACACTTTATTTGGCGGGTACCGAACAGGATATTCTTAATAACTTCTGGGTCCAAATAAGAAAATATACGCATTTTATAACGTTCAACGGAAGGGTTTTTGATTGTCCGTTCGTGATGTTGCGTTCGGCCATAAACGGTATTCGTGCCGGTAAAAATCTTATGCCGTATCGTTATAGCCACACAGAGCATATTGACTTGAGCGATCAGCTGACATTTTATGATGCGATGCGGCGTAAATTCAGCCTACATATGTGGTGCCAGGCTTTTGGCGTTAAAAGCCCAAAAGAAGAGGGAATTACCGGGCTTCAGGTCAAAGACCTCTTTAAAGAAGGGCGTTATCACGATATCGCGCGCTATTGTTTTCGTGATGTTCAGGCAACAAAAGAGCTTTATCAGTATTGGGAAAAAAACCTTAGGTTTTAG
- a CDS encoding ArgE/DapE family deacylase, with protein MINKKRLTALTQKLIGINSENPPGREWDIAEFIRKDMLSLGLDVKTYTFQKKRPNIVATLRGKLPRKVASSQAILLSPHIDTVPAGKGWRFGPFSGKIHQGKIYGRGASDDKGNLACCMEVLRSLMEDGVSFQKDIIMAATADEETGSHFGIVPLLAKKILKPKAALIMDSDEFHSIIAQKGLIHCRVQIFGKKAHGAYNWRGINAIEQAGRIINQIKQHKFSFKKHTLLHAPTVNVGTIKGGDKVNMVADFCEFSLDFRYLPGTDPKSVLNILKKTIRSEAKKFKIIIDDLQYPYEIDTDHSLVKTFSATCKKMGFKSQLTGSEGATVISFFKRFGIPAIATGFAAEGTAHITDEYAVVNDLYHGSQVLEQFLKDYDQI; from the coding sequence ATGATCAATAAAAAAAGATTAACGGCATTAACTCAAAAGCTGATCGGGATCAATTCTGAAAATCCTCCGGGACGAGAATGGGACATAGCCGAATTTATCCGTAAAGATATGCTGTCTTTAGGGCTGGATGTTAAGACATATACATTCCAAAAGAAGCGGCCGAATATTGTGGCGACTTTGCGGGGCAAATTGCCCCGCAAAGTCGCCAGCTCTCAAGCTATCTTGCTTTCGCCGCATATTGATACGGTTCCGGCGGGCAAGGGTTGGCGATTTGGTCCGTTTTCCGGGAAAATCCACCAAGGGAAAATTTATGGGCGTGGGGCTAGCGATGATAAGGGTAATTTAGCTTGTTGCATGGAAGTTTTAAGAAGCTTGATGGAAGACGGTGTTTCTTTCCAGAAAGATATTATCATGGCCGCAACGGCGGATGAGGAAACGGGGAGCCATTTTGGCATTGTGCCGCTTTTGGCTAAAAAGATCCTGAAGCCAAAAGCGGCACTCATCATGGATTCCGACGAATTTCATTCTATTATCGCGCAAAAAGGGCTTATCCACTGCCGGGTTCAGATTTTTGGGAAAAAAGCTCATGGCGCTTATAACTGGCGCGGTATTAATGCCATTGAACAAGCCGGCCGCATAATCAATCAAATAAAACAACATAAGTTTTCTTTTAAAAAACATACGCTTTTGCACGCGCCGACGGTCAATGTTGGGACGATCAAAGGCGGAGACAAAGTCAATATGGTCGCGGATTTCTGCGAATTTTCTTTAGATTTTCGTTATTTACCCGGCACAGATCCAAAATCTGTTTTAAATATTCTTAAGAAAACCATTCGATCCGAGGCAAAGAAATTCAAGATCATCATCGACGATCTTCAATATCCTTATGAGATTGATACTGATCATTCCCTGGTTAAAACTTTTTCTGCTACCTGTAAGAAAATGGGATTTAAATCGCAACTAACTGGCAGTGAAGGCGCAACAGTCATTTCGTTCTTTAAGCGTTTTGGTATTCCGGCTATTGCAACAGGTTTTGCGGCGGAAGGCACAGCGCATATCACGGATGAATATGCGGTGGTGAACGATCTGTATCATGGCTCGCAAGTCTTAGAACAGTTTTTAAAGGACTATGACCAAATATGA
- a CDS encoding DUF3108 domain-containing protein: protein MRNSKIFLTALFFLLGSMTSCSSESDHFSQNQKNKEAFNQGQQTFSPFLPGETIKYSIKNLGINAGEATITFEGIKKINGKDFLLIVFKANAINFFDEEKIYSDPETFYPLIVERDLNIFGKKEKITEVYDQKNGVIRIIKKAGGKTTEQTISKQGAIDNIYCFIYRYRQSGKFQVGESFSVKLPTKDVIINLVKETKIKAAGKEYSSYYLQTNPAQYKVWIDTSEKKVPLRINGAVGVSSTAMIMNAYQDGK, encoded by the coding sequence ATGAGAAATAGTAAAATATTTTTAACGGCTCTATTCTTTCTGCTTGGATCGATGACTTCTTGTTCATCTGAATCCGATCATTTCTCGCAAAATCAAAAAAACAAAGAAGCATTCAACCAAGGCCAACAAACATTTTCTCCTTTTCTTCCTGGTGAAACGATCAAGTATTCCATAAAAAATCTTGGCATTAATGCCGGAGAAGCGACGATTACTTTTGAGGGGATCAAGAAAATTAACGGCAAAGATTTTCTCCTGATTGTTTTTAAGGCCAATGCCATTAATTTCTTTGACGAGGAAAAGATATATTCCGATCCGGAAACTTTTTATCCTTTGATTGTTGAGCGTGATTTGAATATTTTCGGGAAGAAAGAAAAGATCACTGAGGTCTATGATCAGAAAAATGGTGTTATCAGAATTATCAAGAAAGCGGGCGGAAAAACGACGGAACAAACGATCAGCAAACAAGGTGCTATTGATAACATCTATTGTTTTATTTATCGTTACCGGCAATCAGGAAAATTTCAAGTTGGCGAATCATTTTCTGTCAAGCTTCCCACAAAGGATGTTATTATAAACCTAGTGAAGGAAACGAAGATTAAAGCAGCCGGGAAAGAGTACAGTAGCTATTATCTCCAAACAAATCCGGCGCAATATAAGGTGTGGATCGATACAAGTGAGAAAAAAGTTCCTTTGCGTATCAATGGGGCAGTTGGGGTCAGTTCAACAGCGATGATCATGAACGCATATCAAGACGGAAAATAA
- the trpB gene encoding tryptophan synthase subunit beta, translating into MSLPDKQGHFGEFGGKFVPETLMSALADLEKVFYALKKNKKFKEEFNFYLREYAGRPTNLYLAKRLSRHLKHLKVYLKREDLLHTGAHKINNTLGQILIARNMGKTRIIAETGAGQHGVATATAAALFGLKCEIYMGEEDIERQALNVFRMKLLGAKVIPVTSGSKTLKDAMNEAIRDWVTNVANTFYIIGSVAGPHPYPVMVRDFQSVIGREARKQILAKEHRLPDCIVACVGGGSNAMGLFHSFFNDKSVKMIGVEAAGLGMNTRMHAISLGKGKTGVLHGSKSSLLQENDGQVKIAHSIAAGLDYPGVGPEHAYYKKIGRANYVSVTDQEAIKGLKLLSQTEGIIPALESAHAISYLEKLARKVKGSATVIVCLSGRGDKDVSSIKDLI; encoded by the coding sequence ATGAGTTTACCAGATAAGCAAGGACATTTCGGAGAGTTTGGCGGGAAATTTGTTCCTGAGACGCTGATGTCGGCTTTAGCGGACCTAGAAAAAGTTTTTTACGCTCTAAAAAAGAACAAAAAATTCAAAGAAGAGTTTAATTTCTATCTTCGTGAGTATGCCGGACGGCCGACTAATCTTTACTTGGCCAAGCGGCTTAGTCGTCATTTAAAACATCTCAAGGTTTATCTCAAGCGCGAAGATCTTCTTCATACTGGCGCGCATAAGATCAATAATACTTTAGGTCAAATTCTGATCGCCAGAAATATGGGGAAAACCCGTATTATTGCTGAGACGGGTGCTGGTCAGCATGGTGTGGCGACCGCGACCGCTGCGGCTTTGTTCGGCTTGAAATGTGAAATCTATATGGGCGAGGAAGACATCGAACGTCAGGCGCTTAATGTTTTTAGAATGAAACTTTTGGGCGCGAAAGTTATTCCGGTCACTAGCGGCTCTAAGACGCTTAAAGACGCGATGAATGAAGCTATTCGCGATTGGGTGACGAATGTGGCCAATACTTTTTATATTATCGGTTCCGTTGCCGGCCCTCATCCGTATCCGGTGATGGTGCGTGATTTTCAATCCGTGATCGGACGGGAAGCCCGAAAGCAAATTCTAGCCAAAGAACATCGTTTGCCGGATTGTATCGTCGCTTGTGTTGGCGGCGGTAGCAATGCTATGGGGCTTTTTCATTCTTTCTTTAACGATAAAAGCGTAAAGATGATCGGCGTAGAAGCGGCTGGATTAGGGATGAATACGCGCATGCATGCGATCTCTCTGGGGAAAGGGAAAACGGGGGTTTTGCATGGAAGTAAAAGCAGTCTTTTGCAAGAAAACGATGGCCAGGTCAAAATCGCCCACTCCATTGCGGCCGGATTAGATTATCCCGGAGTCGGGCCGGAACACGCGTATTACAAGAAAATTGGCCGGGCAAATTATGTTTCCGTGACAGACCAAGAAGCTATTAAGGGTTTAAAACTTCTTTCACAAACGGAAGGGATCATTCCTGCCCTGGAATCGGCACATGCAATCAGCTATTTAGAAAAATTAGCAAGGAAAGTTAAGGGAAGCGCCACCGTTATTGTTTGTTTGTCAGGGCGCGGTGATAAAGATGTCAGTTCGATCAAAGATTTGATCTAG